The nucleotide sequence CTGGAAGCCGCCGGCAGCGGGGGCGCCGGGGCGTCCCGCTCCGCCGGGTGCGCCGCCGGGGCGGCCCGCACCCGCGGGACGCTGGCCGAAGCCGGCCGGGCGAGCGCCCTGGCCGACGCCGCCGGGACGCGGGGCGCCGGGGCGGGGGGATCCGGGACGGGGAGCGGCCGGGCGGGGGCCTGCGGCTCCCGCGGCGGGGCGCTGGCCCATGCCCTGGTTGCTCGCGAACGGGTTGTTGCCCGGGCGGGGCTTGGTGCCCATGCCCTGGTTGCTCGCGAAGGGGTTGTTGCCGGGGCGCGGGGCCGCCGGACGCGGGATCCCGGGACGCGGGATGCCGTTCGAGGGGGCGGGCGTGCTGCCGGCGTCCGGGCGCGGGGCGCTCGGGGTCTCGGCGGCCGGGGCGTCGGGGGTGGCGGACGCGGCCGACTTCTCGGCCTGCGCCTTCTCCTCCGCGGCGGCCTTGCGGCTCGCCTCGGCCTGCGCCTGGCGCTCCGCGACGGTCAGCGGCTTCGCCGGGACCGGGACGTCGGACGCCTCGGGCGCCTCGACCTCGGGAGCAGCGGTGGGCTGCGGGCCGGGGGTGGGGCGGCCGCCGGGCTTCGGGGCCGACGAACGGGCTCCGGGGCGCGGGGCGGACGAGGGGGCCGCGGCGGGTGCCGCCGCCTGTCCGGTGAGGCCGGCGGCCTCGAGGGCCGCCTTGAGCTTGCGGGCCACGGGGGGCTCGATGCTCGACGACGGTCCCTTGACGAACTCGCCCATCTCCTTGAGCTTGGCGAGTGCGGTCTTGCTGTCGACGCCGATCTCGGCGGCGATCTCGTGTACGCGTGGTTTAGCCACTGTTCTCCTGTCTGGGGGTCCTCTCCCAGGCAGGAGGGGACCGCTAGTGCTGGACGGATCTCATTTCGAGCCGCTCATTAGTTGTCCATGTGCCGTTCAGCCTGTTCTCTCGGATGCTCGCGCGCTCGGCTGGGCCGCGAGCCGCTCTCGTAGTCCCCCAAGAGCTGCGGGGTCGAGCGCCGCATCGCTCCGCAGGGCCCGCCCGAAGGCACGCCGCGCGATCGCTCTGTCGATGCACTCGATGGTCGGATGGATCCACGCGCCCCTGCCGGCCATCACCGCG is from Clavibacter sp. A6099 and encodes:
- a CDS encoding YlxR family protein, coding for MDPERTCVGCRRRAPRSALLRIVADPPTSSLVIDERAVMAGRGAWIHPTIECIDRAIARRAFGRALRSDAALDPAALGGLRERLAAQPSARASERTG